A stretch of Desulfovibrio sp. TomC DNA encodes these proteins:
- a CDS encoding sensor histidine kinase, with the protein MFSRNRQPLFRSTTLRLTGLYSLIFIASSVTLFLLAYSLLSQAVREGDRAAMTQKLREYASVSQKKGLTGLVDFLRLERENIDIEQYLLRVDSPDGAPLINFGPDETPPLPQILPIVPDQSVQWFFLPDPTQAGSLTEVACRTLPGGGAVYLGKDASEREELLARFRVIFAGIMVPVALIGLAAGFILARRVLTPIKDLIDTVRAIDTGRMDARVPEVGVDDELSELARLFNAMLDKIRTLITGMREALDNVAHDLRTPATRTLAAVEVAAATKNDPEELREALLDCAEETRRIVSMLGILMDISEAETGAMRLRLGPVDMAVLVADALDLYEYAAEAKQVSLLGQVKGPLPVVADADRMRQVLANLLDNAVKYTPPGGQVTIAATQVGNGVAVRVADTGEGMLADEIPRIFDRLYRADKSRSNRGLGLGLSLVRAVLFAHGVCIEVQSTLGRGSAFTFTLPTPQAAGQPVPDGRT; encoded by the coding sequence ATGTTCTCAAGGAATAGGCAGCCGCTGTTCCGATCCACCACCCTTCGCCTGACCGGCCTGTATTCCCTCATTTTCATCGCCAGTTCCGTCACGCTTTTCCTGCTGGCCTATTCCCTGCTCTCCCAGGCCGTGCGCGAGGGCGACCGGGCGGCCATGACCCAGAAGCTTCGGGAATACGCCTCGGTCAGCCAGAAAAAGGGTCTGACCGGTCTGGTCGATTTTCTGCGCCTGGAACGGGAGAACATCGACATCGAGCAGTATCTGCTGCGCGTGGACAGTCCGGACGGCGCCCCTCTTATCAACTTCGGCCCGGACGAGACCCCGCCGCTGCCCCAAATCCTGCCCATCGTCCCGGACCAATCGGTCCAGTGGTTTTTCCTGCCCGATCCGACCCAAGCCGGCAGCCTCACCGAAGTGGCCTGCCGCACCCTGCCCGGCGGCGGGGCCGTCTATCTCGGCAAGGACGCCAGCGAACGCGAGGAACTCCTTGCCCGCTTCCGGGTCATTTTCGCCGGCATCATGGTCCCGGTGGCCCTGATCGGTCTGGCCGCCGGCTTTATCCTGGCCCGGCGGGTGCTCACCCCGATCAAAGACCTGATCGACACCGTCCGGGCCATCGACACCGGCCGCATGGACGCCCGGGTGCCGGAAGTGGGGGTGGACGACGAATTGAGCGAACTGGCCCGGCTCTTTAACGCCATGCTGGACAAGATCCGCACGCTCATCACCGGAATGCGCGAGGCGCTCGACAACGTGGCCCACGACCTGCGCACGCCGGCCACCCGCACCCTGGCGGCCGTGGAAGTGGCGGCGGCCACCAAAAACGATCCCGAAGAGTTGCGCGAGGCCCTGCTCGACTGCGCCGAGGAAACCCGGCGCATCGTGTCCATGCTCGGCATCCTGATGGACATCTCCGAAGCCGAGACCGGGGCCATGCGCCTGCGCCTGGGGCCGGTGGACATGGCCGTCCTGGTGGCCGACGCCCTGGACCTCTACGAGTACGCCGCCGAGGCCAAACAGGTGTCCCTGCTTGGCCAGGTCAAAGGTCCCCTGCCGGTGGTGGCCGACGCCGACCGGATGCGGCAAGTGCTGGCCAACCTGCTCGACAACGCCGTCAAGTACACGCCCCCGGGCGGACAGGTGACCATCGCCGCCACCCAGGTGGGCAACGGGGTGGCGGTCCGGGTGGCCGACACCGGCGAAGGGATGCTCGCCGACGAGATTCCCCGCATTTTCGACCGCCTCTACCGGGCGGATAAAAGCCGGTCCAACCGCGGCCTGGGCCTGGGCCTGTCCCTGGTGCGGGCCGTGCTTTTCGCCCACGGCGTGTGCATTGAGGTGCAAAGCACCCTGGGCCGGGGCAGCGCCTTCACCTTCACCCTGCCCACGCCGCAAGCCGCCGGCCAGCCGGTCCCGGACGGTCGGACCTGA
- a CDS encoding response regulator, with protein sequence MRILLVEDDEKIASFILGGLRQSGFAVDHAANGPDGLHLAATEPYSVAIIDVMLPGMDGLKVIEELRRRKIMTPIIILSAKRSVEDRVRGLETGGDDYLSKPFSFAELLARVQALIRRATSTAEPTRLTVGELSMNLLTRDVTRGETAVQLQPREFALLEYFMRNPGKVLSKTMIMEHVWDYHFDPQTNLVDVLVCRLRNKIDRDYDKKMLHTLRGVGYVLKE encoded by the coding sequence ATGCGCATCCTCCTCGTCGAGGACGATGAGAAAATCGCCTCATTCATCCTGGGAGGCCTGCGGCAGAGCGGCTTTGCCGTGGACCATGCCGCCAATGGTCCGGACGGCCTGCATCTGGCCGCCACGGAACCCTATTCCGTGGCCATCATCGACGTGATGCTGCCGGGCATGGACGGGCTCAAGGTGATCGAGGAACTGCGTCGGCGCAAGATCATGACCCCGATCATCATCCTGTCGGCCAAGCGGTCGGTGGAAGACCGGGTGCGGGGCCTGGAGACCGGCGGCGACGACTACCTGTCCAAGCCCTTCTCCTTTGCCGAACTGCTGGCCCGGGTCCAGGCCCTGATCCGCCGGGCCACCAGCACCGCCGAACCGACCCGGCTGACGGTTGGCGAACTGTCCATGAACCTGCTCACCCGGGACGTGACCCGGGGCGAGACGGCCGTGCAGCTCCAGCCCCGGGAGTTCGCCCTGCTCGAATACTTCATGCGCAATCCCGGCAAGGTGCTCTCCAAGACCATGATCATGGAGCATGTCTGGGATTACCATTTCGATCCCCAGACCAATCTCGTGGACGTGCTCGTGTGCCGGCTGCGCAACAAGATCGACCGGGACTACGACAAAAAGATGCTCCATACCCTGCGCGGGGTCGGGTATGTTCTCAAGGAATAG